The following proteins are co-located in the Microcystis wesenbergii NRERC-220 genome:
- a CDS encoding NACHT domain-containing protein translates to MVNWQLYFDSIQKSYQKWWQVDTIIRVKNDWFSNSSPLEDLQVETVPDETFLGKKDKQPQRLEILAGLRKYSLDSDDSDDHVLLQGKPGSGKSTALVRLLFEEAGKRDETRIPVLIKLRSHKTSTIALINNFLKSHKIYLKASEIDRLLFDNRLFVMLDGVNELPSEEATKEVKVFRDAHPKVPMVFTTRDLGIWGNLGIEKQLTMQPLTEGRMRSFVRGYLEDKGEKLLNQLNNERLKKLGETPLFLLMLCFVYDENEKIPDNLGETFRRFTRQHYKQSKADVTTLADSKLLWSESLEYLAFEMTKRKDKPAIGIREAKSIIGEFLQENNENDYSTTRQCLWLSDLENHHLIQKLDEDSIEFHHQLIQEYYAAEYLLQQLQKLNDRDLQWRYLNYLKWTEPIALMLGLLKDKEQALRVVRLALAVDLGLGARLAGEVNPLWQEETVQWVAELPVSPLYRLYLLGKTGSEKAHNILCKNLESVSLDEKIAIVRALGNISSEKSRETLIDLLKDQETRVCLESAAILEQISHSQDIPSLINIFKIASLAIKFKIIDIFEILNDPKLISALLDLIDGEKDGFLIQRIGYVIKNITNIDTLYKLKDYCDEQGLNFPIHYKPYLDGHHPLYNKIPSFERVKFYGPFTRVLFGRDITLYESIEDLYDAINSPDEEIRQSAVLQSKNFSIENVLSLLLQAIDDQDNSVRFDAVNILKNNATTKILGSLYQKKLETISINTLYDLIDIKTSIQGKTKQYSLEPMSLPTDSEKKSSIEKASLSETPQSSTSPQIIQNFNFNAPVDTVAGNVQGNLINHKEGKE, encoded by the coding sequence ATGGTAAACTGGCAACTCTATTTCGATTCGATTCAAAAGAGCTATCAAAAATGGTGGCAAGTTGACACGATTATTCGTGTTAAAAATGATTGGTTTAGTAATTCCTCTCCACTAGAGGATTTACAAGTGGAGACGGTTCCAGATGAGACATTTCTGGGGAAAAAGGATAAACAACCCCAAAGGTTAGAGATTTTAGCGGGATTACGGAAATATAGCCTTGATTCGGACGATTCGGACGATCATGTGTTGCTACAGGGGAAACCGGGATCAGGGAAATCGACGGCTTTGGTGCGGTTATTGTTCGAGGAAGCAGGAAAAAGAGATGAAACCCGAATTCCGGTTTTGATCAAATTGCGATCGCACAAAACTTCAACAATTGCCCTGATTAATAACTTTTTGAAAAGCCATAAGATTTATTTGAAAGCTTCAGAGATCGATAGACTGTTATTCGATAATCGATTGTTTGTAATGCTCGATGGAGTTAATGAATTACCTTCCGAGGAGGCGACTAAAGAGGTAAAAGTGTTTAGAGACGCTCATCCAAAAGTGCCGATGGTTTTTACCACACGAGACTTAGGGATATGGGGAAATTTAGGAATCGAGAAACAGTTAACGATGCAACCACTAACCGAAGGAAGGATGAGATCGTTTGTCCGAGGATATCTAGAAGACAAAGGAGAAAAACTATTAAATCAGTTGAATAATGAACGATTAAAAAAGTTAGGGGAAACGCCCTTATTTTTGTTGATGCTATGTTTCGTCTACGATGAGAACGAGAAAATTCCCGATAATTTAGGAGAGACTTTTAGGCGGTTTACTCGCCAGCATTACAAGCAGAGCAAAGCGGACGTTACAACTCTAGCTGATTCTAAGCTATTATGGTCGGAATCTCTGGAATATCTGGCCTTTGAAATGACTAAGCGTAAAGATAAGCCAGCGATTGGAATCAGAGAGGCTAAAAGTATTATCGGAGAATTTTTACAAGAAAATAACGAAAATGACTATTCTACTACTCGTCAGTGTCTCTGGTTGAGTGATTTAGAAAATCATCATCTCATCCAAAAGCTAGACGAAGACAGTATCGAGTTTCATCACCAACTAATACAGGAATACTATGCCGCCGAGTATTTATTACAACAGTTGCAGAAGTTGAACGACAGGGATTTACAGTGGCGCTATCTCAACTATCTCAAGTGGACAGAACCCATCGCGCTGATGTTGGGGTTACTAAAGGATAAAGAACAGGCGTTACGGGTCGTTAGGTTGGCGTTAGCGGTAGATTTAGGTTTAGGAGCAAGGTTAGCGGGGGAGGTTAATCCGTTATGGCAGGAGGAAACGGTTCAATGGGTAGCGGAGTTACCGGTTTCTCCTTTATATAGATTGTACTTGTTGGGAAAAACGGGTTCAGAGAAAGCACACAATATTTTATGTAAAAATTTAGAATCTGTATCGTTAGATGAAAAGATCGCCATCGTGAGGGCTTTAGGAAATATTTCTTCGGAAAAATCAAGAGAAACACTGATTGACCTACTAAAAGATCAAGAAACTAGAGTTTGTCTTGAATCGGCAGCCATCCTAGAGCAAATTTCGCATTCCCAAGATATCCCATCTTTAATAAATATTTTTAAAATTGCTTCGTTAGCGATAAAATTTAAAATTATTGATATATTTGAAATTTTAAATGATCCTAAATTAATATCAGCTTTACTCGATTTAATAGATGGAGAAAAAGATGGCTTTTTGATCCAGAGAATAGGATATGTAATAAAAAACATTACTAACATTGATACATTGTACAAACTGAAAGATTATTGTGACGAGCAAGGTCTAAACTTTCCTATTCACTATAAACCCTATCTCGACGGACACCATCCTTTATACAATAAGATACCTTCTTTTGAAAGAGTTAAATTTTACGGACCGTTTACGAGAGTTTTGTTTGGTAGGGATATTACACTATACGAATCGATTGAAGATTTGTATGATGCTATAAATAGCCCTGATGAAGAAATTAGACAGAGTGCGGTTTTACAATCAAAAAATTTTTCTATAGAAAATGTATTATCTCTACTATTGCAAGCTATCGACGATCAAGATAATTCAGTTCGTTTCGACGCTGTCAATATTTTAAAAAATAATGCCACTACCAAAATCTTGGGTTCACTTTATCAAAAAAAACTTGAAACAATATCAATTAATACACTTTATGATTTAATCGATATTAAAACTTCAATTCAAGGCAAAACCAAACAATATTCTCTCGAACCGATGTCCCTGCCTACCGACTCCGAGAAAAAATCTTCTATAGAAAAAGCATCATTATCGGAAACTCCTCAATCTTCCACCTCTCCCCAAATAATTCAAAACTTTAACTTTAATGCACCAGTTGACACAGTCGCTGGCAATGTTCAAGGAAACCTGATCAATCACAAGGAAGGAAAAGAGTAA